The Scomber japonicus isolate fScoJap1 chromosome 9, fScoJap1.pri, whole genome shotgun sequence genome includes a region encoding these proteins:
- the LOC128365141 gene encoding uncharacterized protein LOC128365141 isoform X2, whose product MSAQFCVVLLALFSLTAADSDCEELIKPLEDRSQVSGKWIFHVGTTSNEESRRQLKTASSSWIESTPIPGSDEMTLRWADRINGQCIHGNLNTTTSENSTTVIFHFNGTDFEHVGRYLKTCTDCVLWTDTTTSSATTDETKKTRNLYLFTKAGKLDDDDLEVFKKQAACLNFPADFHFGGITDLCPDEKEGNPFTDVKEGEQ is encoded by the exons ATGTCTGCTCAGTTTTGTGTAGTTTTGCTGGCTCTCTTCTCTCTGACTGCTGCTGATTCAGACTGTGAGGAGCTGATTAAACCTCTGGAGGATCGAAGCCAG GTTTCTGGAAAATGGATTTTCCATGTTGGAACAACATCCAATGAAGAGTCCCGGAGGCAACTTAAAACTGCCAGCAGCTCCTGGATTGAATCTACACCCATCCCTGGTAGTGATGAAATGACCCTGCGCTGGGCAGACAGAAT TAATGGACAATGTATTCATGGAAACCTCAATACCACCACCTCTGAAAACTCCACAACAGTGATAT TTCACTTTAATGGCACCGATTTTGAACACGTTGGGAGGTACCTGAAGACCTGTACTGACTGCGTCCTCTGGACAGACACCACCACTTCTTCTGCCACCACGgacgaaacaaaaaaaactagaaaCCTCTACCTCTTCA CAAAGGCTGGGAAgctggatgatgatgatctggAGGTTTTCAAGAAACAGGCTGCGTGCCTCAACTTTCCTGCCGATTTCCACTTTGGAGGCATCACAG aCCTGTGTCCTGATGAGAAAGAGGGCAACCCCTTTACTGATGTAAAGGAAGGAGAACAATAG